From a region of the Qipengyuania spongiae genome:
- a CDS encoding RsmB/NOP family class I SAM-dependent RNA methyltransferase: MPTPSGFHARRAALRMLDAVLRRGETLDQAIGSATQDLRKPEDRALARAIANETLRWLVDFDALIDSATAKPLPDDAKPRMVLRLMLAQWLRLDTPPHAVVATGLPLLAGGPRRLAHGVFATLTRREARLPEQPSLPAEVAARWHNRAPAIAAGLAEPPPLDLTLRDPAQTAHWANRLGGESLLPGHLRLARGSAIEGLEGFAEGAWWVQDLAASLPARLLGSGEGRHVLDLCAAPGGKTMQLSAAGWKVTALDMSKRRLDLLKANLKRTGLNASTVRADALKWEPRHAFDAILIDAPCTATGTARRHPDVLHRIHARQIAEMAELQTTLLERAKGWLKPGGTLVYAVCSLEREEGEERASAMDLPLAPILEVELPEGLAPTADGWLRTDPGMLPEQGGLDGFFVARWREAPKDA, translated from the coding sequence ATGCCCACCCCTTCAGGATTTCACGCGCGCCGCGCCGCCCTGCGGATGCTCGACGCCGTACTCAGGCGGGGCGAAACGCTCGATCAGGCGATTGGTAGCGCGACGCAGGATCTGCGCAAACCCGAGGACCGTGCTCTGGCCCGCGCGATCGCGAACGAAACGTTGCGCTGGCTGGTCGATTTCGATGCGCTGATCGATTCCGCCACCGCCAAGCCCCTGCCCGATGATGCGAAGCCGCGCATGGTGCTGCGGCTTATGCTGGCGCAGTGGCTGCGGCTCGACACGCCGCCCCATGCGGTCGTCGCGACCGGTCTGCCGCTGCTCGCGGGTGGCCCGCGAAGGTTGGCGCACGGCGTCTTCGCCACGTTGACCAGGCGCGAGGCTCGCCTGCCCGAGCAGCCGAGCCTGCCGGCAGAGGTCGCCGCGCGCTGGCACAACAGGGCGCCAGCGATCGCCGCGGGCCTTGCCGAACCGCCGCCGCTCGACCTGACCCTGCGCGACCCCGCGCAGACCGCGCATTGGGCGAACCGGCTGGGCGGCGAAAGCCTGCTGCCGGGGCATCTGCGCCTGGCACGCGGATCGGCGATCGAGGGGCTGGAAGGCTTCGCCGAAGGGGCATGGTGGGTCCAGGATCTCGCTGCCTCGCTGCCTGCGCGCCTGCTCGGCAGCGGCGAGGGACGCCATGTTCTGGACCTGTGCGCCGCGCCCGGTGGCAAGACGATGCAGCTGTCCGCGGCGGGGTGGAAGGTCACCGCGCTCGACATGTCGAAGCGGCGGCTCGATCTTCTCAAGGCCAATCTCAAGCGCACCGGCCTCAATGCAAGCACCGTCCGCGCCGACGCGCTGAAATGGGAGCCGCGCCACGCCTTCGACGCCATCCTCATTGACGCGCCCTGCACCGCTACGGGAACGGCGCGGCGACATCCCGACGTGCTGCATCGCATTCATGCGCGGCAGATCGCGGAAATGGCCGAATTGCAGACGACCTTGCTGGAACGCGCGAAGGGCTGGCTGAAGCCCGGCGGCACGCTGGTCTACGCGGTCTGCTCGCTGGAGCGCGAGGAAGGCGAAGAGCGCGCGTCTGCCATGGACCTGCCGCTCGCTCCGATCCTCGAGGTGGAGCTGCCCGAAGGACTCGCTCCAACGGCGGACGGCTGGTTGCGGACCGATCCGGGAATGCTCCCCGAACAGGGCGGCCTGGACGGCTTCTTCGTCGCGCGCTGGCGCGAAGCTCCCAAAGACGCGTGA
- a CDS encoding xanthine dehydrogenase family protein molybdopterin-binding subunit, producing the protein MARRKRLNVPALSRRKLLTGAALGGGLLVAWRIWPRHYDPPLSPGIDEFGFGAWLTVARDGVVTVALPQLEMGQGVSTILPQIVAMEMGADWRQVGVIPAPPSGALPNIPLAEKWKPLWASVPVIADAGRFARESRFGATADGTTLAAYGGPAREAGAAARAMLAMAAAERWGVGWEECEVAGGMVSHGGNRSGFGALAESAAGFEPPDPPPLRTEPPVDLDIDPTDLAVDGVVTRYPRLDLPAKVDGSLLFAGDVRLPGMLHASIRHGPVGLPERTSFDAAAAGGVPGLVTVVKSKRWIAAVAESWWQAEQALAAMRPRFSGPRSLDQSAMEQRIDAALASGEAERIATRGEPDFSGPAPIFARRYDIGAAFHNSIETASATAHYTNGRLELWLASQAPEAARAAAAKAVGVSDSDVVLYPMAAGGSFDARLERQHAIEVAQIAREVGHPVQLTWSRREEAMAVPPRTPLALQLAARLAGEGLPTVWRTRVACPPTVREFGHRLFDNLTPEAAIAAAAGEADPLALEGAMPPYAIPAVAIDHLPVTLGLPTGRLRGNAAACAAFATESFVDELARESGRDPFLYRLAMLGGERRMAEVLRLATRFGGWDGGAEGSGQGLAMVRMNGTSEDPEDAGFIACVAEARLGTGGVQVERLSAVVDIGRIINLDIARQQIEGGLIFGLSLATGSSANFVKGQPEPGTLNGMNLPTLASSPDIALQFVRSDAPPFDPGELGVAVAPPAIANALFTATGRRFRRLPLLAPA; encoded by the coding sequence ATGGCTCGGCGCAAACGCCTGAACGTCCCTGCCCTCTCGCGCCGCAAGCTCCTGACGGGCGCGGCGCTGGGCGGAGGACTGCTCGTCGCCTGGCGAATATGGCCTCGCCATTACGACCCGCCGCTGTCGCCCGGCATCGACGAATTCGGCTTCGGCGCGTGGCTGACCGTCGCACGTGACGGTGTGGTGACCGTCGCCTTGCCCCAGCTCGAAATGGGTCAGGGGGTGAGTACCATCCTGCCCCAGATCGTCGCGATGGAGATGGGGGCCGACTGGCGGCAGGTCGGTGTGATTCCCGCCCCGCCGAGCGGCGCCCTACCGAATATTCCGCTGGCCGAGAAGTGGAAGCCGCTCTGGGCCAGCGTCCCCGTGATAGCCGATGCGGGCCGCTTCGCGCGCGAAAGCCGCTTCGGCGCCACGGCGGACGGCACCACGCTTGCCGCATACGGAGGGCCGGCCCGCGAAGCCGGAGCCGCTGCCCGCGCGATGCTGGCCATGGCCGCGGCCGAGCGCTGGGGTGTCGGCTGGGAGGAATGCGAGGTCGCCGGCGGCATGGTCAGCCATGGCGGCAACCGTTCGGGCTTCGGCGCGCTGGCAGAGAGCGCCGCCGGTTTCGAACCGCCCGATCCGCCACCGCTGCGGACCGAACCGCCCGTCGATCTCGACATTGACCCCACCGATCTGGCGGTGGACGGCGTGGTCACGCGCTATCCGCGGCTCGACCTCCCCGCCAAGGTCGACGGGAGCCTCCTGTTTGCCGGAGACGTTCGCCTGCCGGGGATGCTCCACGCCTCGATCAGGCACGGGCCGGTCGGCCTGCCCGAACGGACAAGCTTTGACGCGGCGGCGGCGGGCGGTGTTCCCGGCCTCGTCACCGTCGTCAAATCGAAACGCTGGATCGCCGCCGTTGCCGAGAGCTGGTGGCAGGCCGAGCAGGCCCTGGCAGCTATGCGACCGCGCTTCTCCGGCCCCCGCTCCCTCGACCAAAGCGCGATGGAGCAGCGGATCGACGCCGCGCTCGCTTCTGGCGAAGCGGAACGGATCGCAACACGCGGCGAACCCGATTTCTCCGGCCCCGCCCCCATTTTCGCGCGCCGCTACGATATCGGCGCGGCGTTCCACAATTCGATCGAGACGGCGAGCGCCACCGCGCATTACACGAACGGCAGACTGGAACTGTGGCTTGCCAGCCAGGCACCGGAAGCCGCGCGCGCTGCGGCGGCGAAGGCGGTGGGCGTCTCAGACAGCGATGTCGTGCTCTACCCGATGGCGGCGGGTGGCAGCTTCGATGCTCGGCTGGAACGCCAGCACGCGATCGAGGTGGCACAGATTGCGCGCGAAGTCGGTCACCCCGTCCAGCTCACCTGGTCCCGGCGCGAGGAAGCCATGGCGGTCCCGCCCCGGACACCGCTCGCGCTCCAGCTGGCCGCGAGGCTTGCCGGAGAAGGACTCCCCACCGTCTGGCGCACACGCGTGGCCTGCCCGCCGACGGTACGCGAATTCGGCCATCGTCTGTTCGACAATCTCACGCCCGAAGCCGCGATCGCGGCGGCGGCAGGCGAGGCGGACCCGCTGGCGCTTGAAGGCGCTATGCCGCCCTATGCAATTCCGGCAGTCGCGATCGACCACCTTCCGGTCACGCTCGGCCTGCCTACCGGCAGGCTGCGCGGCAATGCGGCGGCCTGCGCAGCCTTCGCAACCGAAAGCTTCGTCGACGAACTGGCGCGCGAGTCGGGGCGCGATCCGTTTCTCTACCGCTTGGCGATGCTCGGCGGCGAACGCCGCATGGCCGAGGTCCTGCGCCTCGCGACCCGCTTCGGTGGATGGGACGGCGGCGCTGAAGGGAGCGGTCAGGGCCTCGCCATGGTTCGCATGAACGGGACGAGCGAGGACCCGGAGGATGCGGGCTTCATCGCCTGCGTTGCCGAGGCCCGGCTCGGCACGGGCGGCGTGCAGGTCGAGCGGCTGTCGGCAGTCGTCGACATCGGCCGGATCATCAATCTCGACATCGCCCGACAGCAGATCGAGGGCGGGCTGATCTTTGGCTTGTCGCTCGCCACCGGATCGAGCGCGAATTTCGTCAAGGGCCAGCCCGAACCCGGGACGCTGAACGGGATGAACCTGCCGACGCTCGCCAGTTCGCCGGACATCGCGCTACAGTTCGTGAGGAGCGACGCGCCGCCTTTCGATCCGGGCGAGCTGGGCGTTGCCGTCGCCCCGCCGGCCATCGCCAACGCGCTTTTCACTGCCACCGGCCGCCGCTTCCGGCGATTGCCGCTGCTGGCGCCAGCTTGA
- the aguB gene encoding N-carbamoylputrescine amidase yields the protein MKELTLAVLQLPLAREEEAANIGAVAELVAEAAGRGAQLVLPPELFAGEYFCRVEDEALFARARPTAEHPSVLAMQELAAKHAVAIPTSFFERDGHHYYNTLAMIGPDGGLMGTYRKSHIPDGPGYEEKYYFRPGNDGFKVWDVPCTGGTARVGVGICWDQWYPECARVMALKGAEVLLYPTAIGSEPYDADLDTSRMWRRAMIGHAVSNCMPVAAANRIGHEGTQDAGNSFYGHSFISDEWGDLVAEARASDEGVLIATLDLERAARHRAGMGFFRDRRPQLYTRICEDI from the coding sequence ATGAAGGAACTCACCCTCGCCGTCCTGCAATTGCCGCTCGCCCGCGAAGAGGAGGCGGCGAACATCGGCGCCGTGGCCGAGCTCGTTGCCGAGGCGGCGGGTCGCGGCGCGCAGCTCGTGCTTCCGCCCGAACTCTTCGCCGGCGAATATTTCTGCCGCGTCGAGGACGAGGCGCTGTTCGCCCGCGCCCGGCCGACGGCCGAGCATCCCTCCGTCCTCGCCATGCAGGAACTGGCGGCGAAGCACGCCGTCGCCATCCCGACCAGCTTCTTCGAGCGTGACGGGCATCACTATTACAACACGCTCGCCATGATCGGCCCGGACGGCGGTCTTATGGGCACCTATCGCAAAAGCCACATCCCCGACGGGCCGGGCTACGAGGAAAAATACTATTTCCGCCCCGGGAACGATGGCTTCAAGGTATGGGACGTGCCCTGCACCGGCGGCACGGCACGGGTCGGCGTCGGCATCTGCTGGGACCAGTGGTATCCCGAATGCGCGCGGGTCATGGCGTTGAAGGGCGCCGAGGTCCTGCTCTACCCCACCGCGATCGGGTCGGAGCCCTATGATGCCGATCTCGACACCAGCCGTATGTGGCGCCGCGCGATGATCGGACATGCCGTCTCGAACTGCATGCCCGTCGCCGCCGCCAACCGCATCGGCCACGAAGGAACGCAGGACGCGGGCAACAGCTTTTACGGCCACAGCTTCATCAGCGACGAATGGGGCGATCTGGTGGCCGAGGCGAGGGCGAGCGACGAGGGGGTGCTGATCGCCACGCTCGACCTGGAACGCGCCGCCAGGCACCGGGCGGGCATGGGCTTCTTCCGCGACCGCCGGCCGCAGCTCTACACCCGCATCTGCGAGGATATCTGA
- a CDS encoding DUF1674 domain-containing protein, whose protein sequence is MERVTKRPETFEKPAHWSNDPPPAPKPCPNEEELSPTRYGDWVKDGIAIDFS, encoded by the coding sequence ATGGAACGCGTGACGAAACGACCCGAAACCTTTGAGAAGCCGGCCCATTGGAGCAACGATCCTCCGCCTGCGCCCAAGCCCTGCCCGAACGAGGAGGAATTGAGCCCGACCCGTTACGGCGACTGGGTGAAAGACGGCATTGCCATCGATTTCAGCTGA
- a CDS encoding cytochrome P450, with translation MATLAPHQAAEFQPSHWAERLPPERLDHIPGEKGWPVVGHTFNQLRDPHAFARRMFETYGPVYKVRTMGAWHVALIGAEANELMLFDRAKIFSSDQGWSPVLHRLFPGGLMLLDFDHHRADRRALSIAFKPGPMRHYADSLNRGISKRVREWGGTGGPRDMRFYPAIKQLTLDLAADSFIGLPFGPEADRINTAFVDMVQASIAPIRKPLPFTKMRKGVDGRALLVDYFTRETLRRRAEGAKNDQRQDMFSQFATAEFEDGSLMEVEAVVDHMNFLMMAAHDTITSSATSLVYLLAKNPRWQDRLREELRAITGGSGDLSYDDLARPELTEMAFKEALRMIPPVPSIPRRALRSFEYAGYTVPAGAAVGINPHLVHHMEEHWPDPERFDPERFTADKVKARHKYAWVPFGGGAHMCLGLHFAYMQIKVLMAQLLTRYRIEVAEGYDPDWQAWPIPQPKDGLAITLCPL, from the coding sequence ATGGCCACGCTCGCCCCGCACCAAGCCGCCGAATTCCAGCCGTCCCACTGGGCCGAGCGCCTCCCGCCCGAGCGGCTGGATCATATTCCGGGGGAGAAAGGCTGGCCCGTGGTCGGCCACACTTTCAACCAGCTGAGAGACCCCCACGCTTTCGCGCGACGAATGTTCGAAACCTACGGCCCGGTCTACAAGGTGCGCACCATGGGCGCCTGGCACGTCGCGCTGATCGGGGCCGAGGCGAACGAGCTGATGCTGTTCGACCGAGCGAAGATTTTCTCCAGCGATCAGGGCTGGAGCCCGGTGCTGCACCGGCTGTTCCCGGGCGGGTTGATGCTGCTCGACTTCGATCATCATCGCGCCGACCGCCGCGCGCTCTCGATCGCTTTCAAGCCCGGCCCGATGCGCCACTACGCCGACAGCCTCAATCGCGGCATTTCGAAGAGGGTGCGAGAATGGGGCGGCACCGGCGGGCCGCGCGACATGCGCTTCTACCCCGCGATCAAGCAATTGACGCTCGACCTTGCCGCCGACAGCTTCATCGGCCTCCCCTTCGGACCGGAGGCAGACCGGATCAACACGGCCTTCGTCGACATGGTTCAGGCGTCGATCGCGCCGATCCGCAAGCCCCTGCCCTTCACAAAGATGAGGAAGGGCGTCGACGGGCGCGCCTTACTGGTCGACTATTTCACCCGCGAAACGCTCCGCCGCCGGGCGGAGGGAGCCAAGAACGATCAGCGCCAGGACATGTTCAGCCAGTTCGCCACCGCCGAGTTCGAGGATGGCAGCCTGATGGAGGTCGAGGCGGTGGTCGACCACATGAACTTCCTGATGATGGCGGCGCACGACACGATAACCTCGAGCGCCACCTCGCTCGTCTATCTGCTGGCCAAGAACCCGCGCTGGCAGGACCGGTTGCGCGAGGAACTGCGCGCGATCACCGGGGGCAGCGGCGATCTGTCATACGACGATCTCGCCCGCCCGGAACTTACCGAGATGGCGTTCAAGGAAGCGTTGCGGATGATCCCGCCCGTGCCGAGCATTCCGCGCCGGGCGCTGCGCAGCTTCGAATATGCGGGCTACACCGTTCCGGCGGGCGCGGCAGTGGGCATCAATCCGCACCTCGTCCATCACATGGAAGAACACTGGCCCGATCCCGAACGGTTCGATCCCGAGCGTTTCACCGCGGACAAGGTGAAGGCGCGGCACAAATACGCCTGGGTCCCCTTCGGCGGAGGCGCGCATATGTGCCTCGGCCTCCACTTCGCCTACATGCAGATCAAGGTGCTGATGGCGCAGCTGCTGACCCGCTACCGGATCGAGGTGGCGGAAGGATACGATCCCGACTGGCAGGCATGGCCAATCCCGCAGCCTAAGGACGGGCTGGCGATCACCCTCTGTCCGCTTTGA
- the hemH gene encoding ferrochelatase, translating into MTWQEQSLPADHPAVTSGRIGVLLVNLGTPEGPDARSVKRYLGEFLSDRRVVEIPAIAWQPILRGIILNTRPKKSAEAYRKVWRADGSPLAAITRAQADKLRPMLGDGVQVRWAMRYGEPAIGGELQALMDAGCERILLAPLYPQYCAATTATVVDKAADKLREMRWQPSLRTLPPYHDDPVYIDALAADLGAQLDALDFDPEVLLLSFHGMPQRTLELGDPYHCHCRKTARLLEARLADRGMEIRTSFQSRFGRAKWLEPATDATIEELARSGTKRLAIAAPGFSADCLETLEELAIQGREQFQAAGGERFAALACLNDGPAGMAMLDAIVRRELSGWI; encoded by the coding sequence ATGACCTGGCAGGAACAGTCTCTCCCCGCCGACCATCCGGCAGTCACCAGCGGCCGGATCGGCGTACTGCTGGTCAATCTCGGCACGCCCGAGGGGCCGGATGCGCGCTCGGTGAAACGCTATCTCGGGGAATTTCTCTCCGACCGCCGGGTGGTGGAAATCCCCGCCATCGCCTGGCAACCGATCCTGCGCGGCATCATTCTGAACACCCGCCCGAAAAAGAGCGCCGAGGCCTATCGCAAGGTCTGGCGCGCCGACGGTTCGCCGCTCGCCGCCATCACCCGCGCGCAGGCGGACAAGCTCCGCCCGATGCTAGGAGACGGCGTTCAGGTCCGGTGGGCGATGCGCTACGGCGAACCCGCCATCGGCGGCGAATTGCAGGCGTTGATGGATGCCGGCTGCGAGCGCATTTTGCTCGCCCCGCTCTATCCGCAATATTGCGCTGCCACCACGGCGACAGTTGTGGACAAGGCTGCGGACAAGCTGCGGGAAATGCGTTGGCAACCGAGCCTGCGGACGCTGCCGCCCTATCATGACGATCCTGTCTATATCGACGCGCTCGCCGCCGATCTCGGTGCCCAGCTCGATGCGCTCGATTTCGATCCGGAGGTTCTGCTGCTGAGCTTCCACGGAATGCCGCAGCGCACGCTGGAACTGGGCGACCCCTATCATTGTCATTGCCGCAAGACCGCACGGCTGCTCGAAGCGCGTCTGGCGGATCGGGGCATGGAAATCCGCACCAGCTTCCAGTCCCGCTTCGGCCGGGCGAAATGGCTCGAACCCGCGACTGATGCGACGATCGAGGAGCTGGCACGTTCCGGCACGAAGCGCCTCGCCATCGCCGCGCCGGGCTTTTCCGCCGATTGCCTCGAAACACTGGAAGAACTTGCCATTCAAGGCCGCGAGCAGTTCCAGGCGGCCGGGGGCGAACGCTTCGCCGCCCTCGCCTGCCTCAATGACGGACCGGCCGGAATGGCGATGCTGGACGCGATCGTGCGGCGCGAACTGTCGGGCTGGATTTAG
- the folK gene encoding 2-amino-4-hydroxy-6-hydroxymethyldihydropteridine diphosphokinase — protein sequence MRLPGVGGPRHVLDEAIQRIEDSGARVEKRSRTISSRPIGPSSRTYANSAAQIASPLDPPGFLAMLQGIERDLGRTRRGAAWRARTIDLDIVLWNGGIWRSDRLAIPHPRFRERRFVLGPLAEIAPCWRDPESHLAARYLFARLTRPNPLPRCAPWSGP from the coding sequence ATGCGACTGCCCGGCGTGGGCGGCCCCCGGCATGTCCTCGACGAAGCGATCCAGCGTATCGAGGACAGCGGGGCCAGGGTCGAGAAACGCTCCCGGACCATCTCGTCGCGCCCGATCGGTCCTTCCAGCCGGACCTACGCCAACAGCGCGGCGCAGATTGCCTCCCCTCTCGATCCCCCCGGGTTCCTTGCCATGCTTCAGGGAATCGAGCGCGATCTCGGCCGAACCCGCCGGGGCGCCGCGTGGCGCGCGCGAACGATCGACCTCGACATTGTGCTCTGGAACGGTGGCATATGGCGCAGCGACCGCCTCGCAATCCCTCACCCCCGCTTTCGAGAGCGCCGCTTCGTGCTCGGTCCGCTCGCCGAAATCGCCCCCTGCTGGCGCGACCCGGAAAGCCATCTCGCCGCACGCTATCTCTTTGCCCGCTTGACCCGCCCCAACCCGCTGCCTAGGTGCGCCCCGTGGTCGGGCCCTTAG
- the msrA gene encoding peptide-methionine (S)-S-oxide reductase MsrA, protein MADTQTAIMAGGCFWCTEAVMNDVVGVKSVESGYIGGDAPDPTYKQVCSGTTGHAEAVKVEFDPQEIALADLLDVFMGTHDPTQLNRQGNDVGTQYRSAIFPLEGQEDEAKAAIGRWNADHAGEEAVTTIESGTWYPAEDYHQEYWEGEGQRNPYCQATIPPKLMKLRKSYQKHLKPEA, encoded by the coding sequence ATGGCAGATACCCAGACCGCGATCATGGCGGGCGGATGCTTCTGGTGCACCGAAGCGGTGATGAACGATGTCGTGGGCGTGAAGAGCGTCGAGAGCGGCTATATCGGCGGCGATGCGCCCGACCCGACCTACAAGCAGGTGTGCAGCGGCACGACCGGCCATGCCGAAGCGGTGAAGGTCGAGTTCGACCCGCAGGAAATCGCGCTCGCCGACCTGCTCGACGTGTTCATGGGCACGCACGATCCGACCCAGCTCAACCGGCAGGGCAACGATGTCGGCACGCAATATCGCAGCGCGATCTTCCCGCTAGAGGGGCAGGAAGACGAGGCGAAGGCCGCGATTGGGCGCTGGAACGCCGATCATGCGGGCGAGGAGGCCGTAACCACGATCGAAAGCGGCACCTGGTATCCGGCCGAGGATTACCATCAGGAATACTGGGAGGGCGAAGGCCAGCGCAATCCCTATTGCCAGGCGACGATCCCGCCCAAGCTGATGAAGCTGCGCAAGAGCTACCAGAAGCACCTCAAACCCGAGGCCTGA
- a CDS encoding efflux transporter outer membrane subunit — translation MTAMLRGRAAVLASALALAACAAGPEPELLAVVAPPPAYATDLPPSGLEQEWWASFDDAELDAIVERGLAVNLDIDAAADRLESAAALLAAERSDTVPSLDGTGDAGLDLGSDNRVRGAVGLFGLFNPDINGRLAAEIRAAAADYAEADYILADQRRLVAAALASQYIEYRRTGAQLDLLEQSTDLQEQTLRIVTLRFEAGLAANLDVRRAAADLAQTRARRGLIAIARANAANALAVLLAEPPGTFAPSPVPGETTIPRYGRSPEAGVPADLLRRRTDILAAEARLAQAAAAIGIEQADLRPSLTIPGSIGIGDGTIGGLFGNFLLGIGAALDLPIFDGGRRRAEVAAARAEGQARIAEYRATFLDALGEVENALVAIDAYQQRNEDLREAIEQSETALEQSNALYREGLASLFDVLDAQRQLIASRQSLIDSEAALADSYVAFNAAVGSPGYEAERRS, via the coding sequence ATGACGGCGATGTTGCGCGGAAGGGCGGCTGTTCTCGCGAGCGCGCTGGCGCTGGCGGCCTGCGCCGCGGGGCCGGAGCCCGAGCTTCTCGCGGTAGTGGCTCCGCCGCCGGCCTATGCCACCGACCTGCCGCCCTCCGGCCTCGAGCAGGAATGGTGGGCCAGCTTCGACGATGCCGAACTCGACGCGATCGTCGAGCGCGGACTGGCCGTCAATCTCGACATCGACGCGGCAGCGGACCGGCTGGAAAGCGCTGCGGCGCTGCTGGCGGCCGAACGTTCCGACACGGTCCCTTCGCTCGATGGGACGGGCGATGCCGGGCTCGACCTGGGCAGCGACAACCGTGTGCGCGGCGCGGTGGGTCTGTTCGGTCTCTTCAACCCCGACATCAACGGCAGGCTGGCGGCGGAAATCCGCGCGGCCGCGGCCGATTATGCCGAGGCGGACTACATCCTCGCCGATCAGCGCCGGCTCGTCGCCGCCGCTCTCGCCAGCCAGTATATCGAATATCGCCGGACGGGCGCGCAACTCGACCTGCTCGAACAGTCGACCGATCTCCAGGAGCAGACCCTGCGGATCGTGACCCTGCGTTTCGAGGCCGGGCTCGCGGCCAATCTCGACGTGCGACGTGCCGCGGCCGACCTTGCCCAGACGCGTGCGCGTCGCGGCCTTATCGCAATCGCGCGGGCCAATGCGGCGAATGCGCTGGCCGTGTTGCTCGCGGAACCACCGGGCACTTTCGCGCCGTCGCCCGTGCCGGGGGAAACAACCATTCCGCGCTACGGTCGCAGTCCGGAAGCGGGCGTTCCGGCCGATCTCCTGCGCCGAAGGACCGACATCCTTGCCGCCGAAGCCCGGCTCGCCCAGGCCGCGGCAGCGATCGGGATCGAGCAGGCCGACCTTCGCCCCTCGCTGACCATTCCCGGCAGCATCGGCATCGGCGACGGGACCATCGGCGGGTTGTTCGGCAATTTCCTGCTCGGCATCGGGGCGGCGCTCGACCTGCCAATCTTCGACGGGGGGCGCCGCCGCGCGGAAGTCGCTGCGGCGCGGGCCGAGGGGCAGGCGCGGATCGCCGAATATCGCGCGACCTTCCTCGACGCTCTAGGCGAGGTGGAGAACGCACTGGTGGCGATCGACGCCTATCAGCAGCGCAACGAGGATCTGCGCGAGGCGATCGAACAGAGCGAAACCGCGCTCGAGCAATCGAACGCGCTCTACCGCGAAGGCCTCGCCTCGCTGTTCGACGTCCTCGACGCGCAGCGCCAGCTGATCGCCAGCCGCCAGTCGCTGATCGACAGCGAGGCGGCGCTGGCCGATTCCTACGTCGCGTTCAACGCGGCCGTAGGCTCGCCCGGATACGAGGCGGAGCGGCGATCGTAA
- a CDS encoding class I SAM-dependent methyltransferase: MRFHPTFFAGIAIALAAPAIAQDHSGSEQGEHHRESADHVADQDAFMREHGEQLSAALNHPSRAEDRARDQFRHPQETLAFFHVGPHMKVGEYAPGGGWYTRVLGHYLGGEGELVGLYYDPTSGPFNEQTQANIRKGAAGFAAEAADFTGLPADNFSGFTLESPPEDQLGTFDRILVVRMMHNLMRWNIADSELKTMRTLLKPGGMLGIVQHRAPADASAEYADGSKGYLRQDDAVGFVEALGFELVGASEVNANPRDPANWEGGVWMMPPSLGGDDAMDARTRDLGESDRMTLLFRKR; the protein is encoded by the coding sequence ATGCGTTTCCACCCAACTTTCTTCGCCGGCATCGCCATCGCGCTTGCTGCCCCTGCCATCGCGCAAGACCATTCCGGCAGCGAACAGGGCGAACATCATCGCGAAAGCGCGGATCATGTGGCGGATCAAGACGCGTTCATGCGCGAACATGGCGAGCAGCTCTCGGCGGCACTCAACCACCCCTCCCGCGCCGAGGATCGCGCCCGTGATCAGTTCCGCCATCCGCAGGAGACGCTCGCCTTCTTCCATGTCGGCCCGCACATGAAGGTCGGCGAATACGCTCCGGGCGGCGGCTGGTACACGCGCGTGCTCGGCCATTATCTGGGCGGTGAAGGCGAACTGGTGGGTCTGTATTACGACCCCACCAGCGGTCCCTTCAACGAGCAGACTCAGGCGAACATTCGCAAGGGCGCCGCAGGTTTCGCCGCCGAAGCCGCCGACTTCACCGGACTTCCGGCCGACAATTTCTCCGGCTTCACGCTTGAAAGCCCGCCGGAAGATCAGCTCGGCACCTTCGATCGGATTCTTGTCGTCCGGATGATGCACAACCTGATGCGCTGGAACATCGCCGACAGCGAATTGAAGACAATGCGCACGCTGCTGAAACCGGGCGGAATGCTCGGCATTGTCCAGCACCGCGCCCCCGCCGATGCATCGGCCGAATATGCCGATGGCTCGAAGGGCTATCTGCGACAGGACGATGCGGTCGGCTTCGTCGAGGCGCTCGGCTTCGAACTGGTGGGCGCGAGCGAGGTCAACGCCAATCCCCGCGACCCGGCGAACTGGGAAGGCGGCGTGTGGATGATGCCGCCCTCGCTCGGCGGCGACGATGCGATGGATGCGCGGACCCGCGATCTCGGTGAATCCGACCGCATGACGCTGCTGTTCCGCAAACGCTGA